GCGGCGCCTACTTCTCCCAGAACCAGACAGACGTCATTGTTGAAACCAAACAGGCTTACGCCGAATGGTTAAAGACAACGGCAGGACAACCGCTGCAAGAGGGTCTTGACCCAAGTCGCACCCTCTATGACCGCCGCATCGCCCGCGGTGACAAAGGCTGGGCCACGGTGCCTCCCTCTCCAGCACCGATGGTGAACGACCCCGGTGATCCTTCTATCCCTCACGACGCCTGAGACGTGCCATGACCATGCAAAGCAAAACATACGACCTACGCATTCTCAAGGCACCTCATCCAGTTCCTGGAGCACCGGACAACTGGAAACGCTTCTTCAGTTTCAACACCGACGCCAAAGTGATTGGAATCCAATACATCGCTACAGCGATGTTGTTCCTACTAGTAGGCGGACTTTTAGCGATGATCGTACGAGGCGAACTGATCACGCCTCCGGCCGATCTTGTCGATCCAAGTGTTTATAACGGCCTTTACACCATGCACGGAACAGTGATGCTGTTCCTATTTTTATTCCCAATTCTCAACGGCTTCAACAACCTGTTGATCCCAACGATGATCGGGGCACCAGATATGGCATTTCCAAAACTTAATGCCGCTGCTTTCTGGCTTGTGCCTGTGTTCTCCATTGTCTTAATGGGAAGCTTTTTCGCCCCCGGCGGTCCCGCATCATCGGGATGGTGGTCGTATCCGCCAATGAGTCTGCAAAATCCGCTCGGCCATTTCATCAATGGAGAGTTTCTATGGATTCTTGCGGTGGCACTTTCCGGTATCTCCTCGATCATGGGAGCAATCAACTTCGTGACGACCATCATCCGGATGAGGGCCCCAGGGATGGGTTTCTTCAGAATGCCAGTTTTTGTTTGGACAGCATGGGCTGCCCAGACCATCCAGCTGATAGGACTGCCCGCTCTCACTGGTGGTGCGGTGATGCTTCTGTTTGACCTGAGCTTCGGCACCAGCTTTTTTCGACCAGAGGGTGGTGGCGATCCAGTGTTATTTCAGCACTTTTTTTGGTTCTATTCCCACCCAGCCGTATATGTGCTGGTTTTACCTGTGTTCGGTATTTTTTCTGAGCTCTTTCCGGTATATGCACGCAAACCACTATTTGGCTATCGCTTTGTAGCAATTGCCTCATTCGGAATCACTTTTCTCAGCCTAATTGTGTGGGCCCACCATATGTTTTACACGGGCACACCAAACTGGATGCGTCATATCTTCATGTTCACTACGATGCTCATTGCCATACCCACTGGAGTGAAAGTTTTCGCCTGGCT
The Synechococcus sp. CC9311 DNA segment above includes these coding regions:
- a CDS encoding cbb3-type cytochrome c oxidase subunit I, which produces MQSKTYDLRILKAPHPVPGAPDNWKRFFSFNTDAKVIGIQYIATAMLFLLVGGLLAMIVRGELITPPADLVDPSVYNGLYTMHGTVMLFLFLFPILNGFNNLLIPTMIGAPDMAFPKLNAAAFWLVPVFSIVLMGSFFAPGGPASSGWWSYPPMSLQNPLGHFINGEFLWILAVALSGISSIMGAINFVTTIIRMRAPGMGFFRMPVFVWTAWAAQTIQLIGLPALTGGAVMLLFDLSFGTSFFRPEGGGDPVLFQHFFWFYSHPAVYVLVLPVFGIFSELFPVYARKPLFGYRFVAIASFGITFLSLIVWAHHMFYTGTPNWMRHIFMFTTMLIAIPTGVKVFAWLGTLWAGNLRLNTPMLFCIGGLINFIFAGITGVMLATVPIDIHVGNTYFVVAHFHYVIFNTIVFGVFAGIYHWFPKFTGKMYYEGLGKVHFVLTFIGATLNWLPLHWAGLLGMPRRVASYDPEFAIWNVIASIGAFMLGVASIPFILNIVSSWARGPKAPPNPWRAIGLEWLLPSPPPAENFEDDIPTVISEPYGYGLNKPLVEDQDYYIRRSMEA